The following are from one region of the Silene latifolia isolate original U9 population chromosome 9, ASM4854445v1, whole genome shotgun sequence genome:
- the LOC141600659 gene encoding serine/threonine-protein phosphatase 7 long form homolog, whose product MQDHGPLKCRVHLKAKDEFYVHPRVRAFIKDTQFSGVHRFCFLYVDPDLITALVERWREETHTFHFPIGEATVTLQDVNVLFGLRVSGKAVTCRSDHYWPALCEELLGLRPSSTELKGLGLKLTWLSGNFSGLPQDADDDRLQHHIRAYILYLIGTIIFPDKSGNEVCILFLPLLANLDEIDEYSWGSAALSCLYRNLCGASKRGKSEISGPIVLLQLWAWERIVVGRPEIVRSHFVENEGEVYPLGSQMVAGKDPLGCKWLRVDRKYKDHRLGLVTYRDMFDKLTETQFTWQPYTQETLQYLPDICHEDEEEWVVEAPLICFEIIEMHLPNRVVRQFGWHQTIPPNCNTESLLHKTDKRGKTRDYATEFSIYVNEWDNRKEKMLGRGIPYDGFMSHHDPYMIWYREHTRRIVSPQNRILTDKYLHEHHYNPSAADLDTLAGGHSYIYHQVTDYMKNTSLHEMDASYRNLLLDMQNTTLHCLESAHFGHLIQPQNVPHPSPTHATTQVDHITYLSPVQEAENEEGSSSQPRRSKRSRRQVRR is encoded by the coding sequence ATGCAGGATCATGGTCCGTTGAAATGTAGGGTGCACTTGAAAGCGAAAGATGAGTTTTATGTTCATCCTAGGGTTCGGGCTTTCATCAAAGATACTCAATTTTCGGGAGTTCATCGGTTTTGTTTTTTGTATGTTGATCCGGATTTGATTACGGCTTTGGTTGAGAGGTGGAGGGAGGAGACTCACACCTTTCACTTTCCTATTGGTGAAGCTACCGTGACTTTACAAGATGTGAATGTTTTATTTGGTTTACGGGTAAGTGGTAAGGCGGTCACCTGTAGAAGTGACCACTATTGGCCCGCTTTGTGTGAGGAACTATTGGGTTTAAGGCCATCATCAACTGAATTAAAAGGGTTGGGTTTGAAATTGACATGGTTAAGTGGTAATTTCTCCGGTTTACCACAAGATGCTGACGATGATAGGCTCCAACATCATATTCGTGCCTATATACTCTATTTGATCGGGACAATCATCTTTCCCGATAAAAGTGGTAATGAGGTTTGtatccttttcttacctttgTTGGCTAATTTAGATGAAATTGATGAGTATAGTTGGGGCTCTGCTGCACTCTCTTGTTTATATAGAAACTTGTGTGGTGCTTCCAAAAGAGGGAAGAGTGAAATATCTGGGCCAATTGTTCTCCTTCAGTTATGGGCTTGGGAACGTATTGTTGTAGGTCGTCCCGAAATTGTTAGGTCACATTTTGTAGAGAACGAGGGAGAAGTATATCCTCTAGGCTCCCAAATGGTAGCGGGAAAGGATCCCTTAGGGTGTAAATGGTTGAGGGTGGATCGTAAGTATAAGGATCATAGGCTTGGTCTTGTCACATATAGAGATATGTTTGATAAATTGACGGAAACACAATTCACTTGGCAACCTTATACACAAGAGACCCTACAATATCTTCCCGATATTTGCCATGAGGATGAGGAGGAGTGGGTTGTTGAAGCCCCATTGATATGCTTTGAGATTATCGAGATGCACCTACCTAATAGGGTTGTTAGGCAATTTGGATGGCATCAAACAATACCTCCCAATTGTAACACCGAGTCTTTACTTCATAAAACTGATAAACGAGGCAAGACAAGGGACTATGCTACTGAGTTCTCCATTTATGTGAATGAGTGGGATAATAGGAAGGAAAAAATGTTGGGTAGAGGAATTCCTTATGATGGTTTCATGTCACACCATGATCCATACATGATATGGTATCGGGAGCACACTCGTCGGATTGTTAGTCCTCAAAATCGGATCTTAACCGACAAATACCTCCATGAGCATCACTACAATCCTAGTGCAGCTGACTTGGACACTCTTGCGGGTGGACATTCATATATCTACCATCAAGTGACCGACTACATGAAGAATACATCTCTTCATGAAATGGATGCTAGCTATAGAAATTTGCTACTTGACATGCAAAATACTACTCTTCATTGTTTGGAAAGTGCACATTTTGGACATCTCATCCAACCACAAAACGTTCCTCACCCAAGTCCAACTCATGCTACAACACAAGTGGACCACATTACTTATCTATCTCCCGTCCAAGAAGCGGAAAATGAGGAAGGATCATCGTCTCAACCAAGGAGATCAAAGAGGAGTCGCCGCCAAGTTAGAAGATAG